The following coding sequences lie in one Bordetella genomosp. 9 genomic window:
- a CDS encoding AEC family transporter: MSVALLVLPDFFLVALGWMLRHKLRFEREFFAGLERLVYFVLFPALLFQAILRTPLSAGSAALLLQAVALVLAAGYAAAWLARPVLRAEPLAHASVAQCAYRFNTYIGLALSASLDGARGQTVMAVLVGLAVPVANVMAVHTLARHNGGNLVRELLRNPLVLSTMAGLACNFGGVQLPGPVDTFLARLGAAAIALGILCVGANLSWQGGRRQGALIAWMVAVKLAVLPLVAIGVARLLGLPPLDARMLLVFAALPTASASYVLAMRMGGDGRLVAVVISLGTLISAASIPLWLAAAG, encoded by the coding sequence ATGTCCGTCGCCCTGCTTGTTCTGCCCGATTTTTTCCTGGTCGCGTTGGGATGGATGCTTCGGCACAAGCTGCGCTTCGAACGCGAGTTTTTCGCCGGACTCGAGCGCCTGGTGTACTTCGTGCTGTTTCCCGCGCTGCTATTCCAGGCCATCCTGCGCACGCCATTGAGCGCCGGCAGCGCGGCGCTGCTGCTGCAGGCGGTGGCCTTGGTGCTGGCCGCCGGCTACGCCGCGGCGTGGCTGGCCAGGCCGGTGCTGCGTGCGGAACCGCTGGCGCACGCGTCCGTGGCGCAATGTGCGTATCGCTTCAACACGTACATCGGGCTTGCGCTCAGCGCCAGCCTGGACGGCGCGCGCGGCCAAACCGTCATGGCGGTGCTGGTGGGGCTGGCCGTGCCGGTCGCCAACGTCATGGCCGTGCACACGCTGGCCCGCCATAACGGCGGCAATCTGGTGCGCGAGCTGTTGCGCAATCCGCTGGTGCTGTCCACGATGGCGGGCCTGGCTTGCAACTTCGGCGGCGTGCAGCTGCCGGGGCCCGTCGATACCTTCCTGGCGCGCCTGGGCGCGGCCGCCATCGCGCTGGGGATTCTATGCGTGGGCGCCAATCTGTCGTGGCAGGGTGGCCGCCGGCAAGGGGCGCTGATCGCCTGGATGGTTGCGGTGAAGCTCGCCGTGCTGCCGCTGGTGGCGATCGGCGTGGCGCGGCTGCTAGGGCTGCCGCCATTGGACGCACGCATGCTGCTGGTTTTTGCGGCGCTGCCGACGGCCTCGGCCAGCTATGTCCTGGCGATGCGCATGGGGGGCGACGGCCGCCTCGTTGCGGTGGTGATTTCGCTTGGCACGTTGATTTCCGCCGCCAGCATTCCGCTGTGGCTGGCGGCGGCGGGATGA